A window from Culex pipiens pallens isolate TS chromosome 3, TS_CPP_V2, whole genome shotgun sequence encodes these proteins:
- the LOC120425401 gene encoding uncharacterized protein LOC120425401 produces MKFLEVLTISIVVIALVSCNECDHESCDQRKKFCARSESKYCECDASLQKHVRSCPGGEVFNVRFGTCGVGAAQKQPCMLYRQGKGLK; encoded by the exons ATGAAGTTTCTGGAAG TTTTAACTATTTCGATTGTTGTAATTGCACTTGTGAGTTGTAAT GAGTGTGACCACGAAAGCTGCGACCAGAGGAAAAAGTTCTGCGCCAGAAGTGAGTCCAAGTACTGCGAGTGTGACGCGAGCTTGCAGAAGCACGTCCGGTCCTGCCCCGGCGGGGAGGTGTTCAACGTCCGGTTCGGAACGTGTGGGGTGGGAGCTGCCCAGAAACAGCCGTGTATGCTGTACAGACAAGGGAAGGGGttgaaataa